Within the Flavobacterium sp. N502536 genome, the region GGTGCTTTTTTAGTGATTCACAAAGATAGTTTTTATATTAAATCTAAAAATGAATTCTTGAAAAGTTAACGGCAAATTCCTGTAATTTATTCCCGTTGTCCGGATTTTAGAAAATAGGCCGTATAAAAAAAGTGCCCTTCTAAATGGAGGGCACTTTTGAGTATGATATACTTTAAGAATTACAATGCTGATTTTACAGTTTTGATAATTCTGGCAGCGATTTTATACGGGTCACCGTTTGAAGCAGGTCTTCTGTCTTCTAACCAGCCTTTCCAGCCTTTTTGTACCGTCATTAACGGGATTCTGATTGAACATCCTCTGTCTGAAACACCATAAGAGAAATCATGAATAGAAGCTGTTTCGTGTTTACCAGTCAAACGTTGGTCGTTATAAGCTCCGTAAACTGCAATATGCTCAGCAGTAACAGGACGGAAAGCCTCACAGATTCTTTCGTAAGTAGCCTGATCTCCACATGTTCTCAATACTTCGTTAGAGAAGTTAGCATGCATACCTGAACCATTCCAGTCGGTATCTCCAAGTGGTTTTGGGTGGTATTCGATATAGTAACCGTATTTTTCAGTCAAACGATCTAATAAGTAACGGGCAACCCAGATCTCGTCTCCGGCTTTTTTAGCTCCTTTAGCAAATAATTGGAACTCCCATTGTCCGCAGGCAACTTCCTGGTTGATACCTTCAAAGTTAATACCGGCAGCGATACACAAATCAGCATGTTCTTCTACTAATTTTCTACCATGTGTATTTTTTCCACCTACAGAGCAGTAGTACATCCCTTGTGGAGCTGGGTAACCTCCAACAGGAAATCCAAGAGGAAGTTGAGTTTTAGTATCCATGATGAAGTACTCTTGTTCGAATCCAAACCAAAAATCATCATTATCATCGTCAATTGTAGCTCTACCGTTAGAAGGGTGTGGTCTTCCGTCAGCATACATAACTTCTGACATTACCAGGTATCCGTTAATACGTGTTGGATCCGGATAGATTGCAACTGGAACTAAAAGACAGTCAGAAGATCCGCCTTCGGCTTGTTTGGTTGATGAACCGTCAAATGACCAATTCCCAAGTTCTTCTAACGTTCCTTTGAAATTTTCGTGCTCTTCAACTTTAGTTTTACTTCTAAGATTTTGGGTTGGTTCATATCCATCTAACCAAATGTATTCTAACTTAATTTTAGCCATAATAATATAAATTAATTTTTTTGTTTTTTTTCGTTGGGTCAAAGATAGATTTATTTTTTCACTCCTAAAAATTAGGGGGCTATTTTGTTTTGAGTGTTACTATTTTTTAGATAAGCGTAATTTTTGAAGGGGTATATTTTTAAAAAAGTAATTTTAGATAGTGTAAAAAGGCAAATTCGTAAAAATGAGGGCCTGTTTTTAAATTTTTAAACTATAGAATTGTGAAAAAATGTTGATTTAATGAATAATACTGCGGCATTTTGTTATATTTCTTTGAATCAAATTCATTATTCTTTGAAAAAAGCGTTTAATGTTGATAAATCGTTGGATAATATTCTAAAGTTTATGTTTCAAAGAGGGGAGTTTATTGTTTATATTTGTTTCTCTTTTTTTAATGAAAATAATTACAAATTTTTAAACTTATATACATGTCAACATTACGTTTCCAAGCTTTACAAGAAGCTTCTACAAGAAAGCCGGTACATTTTGAAGAAATAGACAGAAAATCGAACATCTTTGGTTCAAATGTGTTTAATGAAAAAGCAATGAAGCAATTTTTAACTTCTGATGCTTTAAAAGGAGTGAGAGATGCCATTCAACATGGGACTAAAATAGACAGAAAACTGGCCGATTATATCGCCATGGGGATGAAAGAATGGGCATTATCAAAAGGGGTTACCCATTATACACACTGGTTTCAGCCTCTTACAGGAACAACTGCAGAAAAGCATGATGCCTTTTTTGAAACGTCTTACGACGGAAGCGACCCTGTAGAAAAGTTTGGAGGAGCGCAATTGGTGCAGCAGGAACCAGACGCTTCAAGTTTTCCGAATGGCGGAATCAGAAATACATTTGAAGCGAGAGGGTATACTGCCTGGGATCCAACTTCTCCGGCATTTATTTACGGTACCACTTTGTGTATTCCAACCGTATTTATTGCTTATACAGGAGAGGCTTTGGATAATAAAATTCCATTGTTAAGAGCTTTATCTGCAATGGATGAAGCGGCGACTGAAGTGTGTAAATATTTTGATAAAAACGTAAAGAAGGTTACCGCTACTTTGGGCTGGGAACAGGAATACTTTTTAATTGATAAAGCATTGGCCAATTCCCGTCCCGACTTAATGATGACAGGAAGAACCTTATTAGGACATACTTCGGCAAAAGGACAACAGTTAGACGATCACTATTTCGGATCGATCCCAACTCGTGCGTTAACTTATATGAGAGACTTAGAGCAGGAGTGTATGTTATTAGGTATACCTGTAAAAACACGTCACAATGAAGTAGCACCTAACCAGTTTGAATTAGCTCCAATTTTTGAAGAAACCAATCTGGCAGTAGATCACAACTCTTTATTAATGGATGTGATGCAAAGAGTAGCGGAGCGTCACGATTTTAAAGTGCTGTTTCATGAAAAGCCTTTTAAAGGAGTAAATGGTTCCGGAAAACACAACAACTGGTCGTTGGCAACAGATACAGGAGTTAATTTATTGAGTCCGAGTAAAACGCCAATGAGCAATCTGCAGTTTTTAACCTTCTTCATCAATACGATTAAGGCGGTTAACGATTACGAAACTTTATTGAGAGCTTCTATTGCGACGGCCAGCAACGATCATCGTTTGGGAGCTAATGAGGCACCTCCGGCAATCATCTCTGTTTTTATCGGAGCGCAATTGTCTAAAGTATTGTTGGAATTAGAAAGTGTAACCACCGGAAAATTATCTCCTGAGGAAAAAACAGATTTAAAATTAAACGTTGTCGGAAAAATTCCGGACGTTCTTTTAGACAATACAGACCGTAACAGAACTTCGCCTTTTGCCTTTACAGGAAACAAATTTGAGTTTAGAGCTGTGGGGTCGAATGCCAACTGTTCAAACGCAATGACTACCCTGAATGCTATTGTGGCCAAACAATTAAAAGATTTTAAAATAGAAGTAGACGGTTTAATTGAATCTAAAGACATGAAGAAAGACGATGCGATCTTTAATGTTTTAAGAGAATATATCAAGCAGT harbors:
- a CDS encoding glutamine synthetase beta-grasp domain-containing protein; the encoded protein is MAKIKLEYIWLDGYEPTQNLRSKTKVEEHENFKGTLEELGNWSFDGSSTKQAEGGSSDCLLVPVAIYPDPTRINGYLVMSEVMYADGRPHPSNGRATIDDDNDDFWFGFEQEYFIMDTKTQLPLGFPVGGYPAPQGMYYCSVGGKNTHGRKLVEEHADLCIAAGINFEGINQEVACGQWEFQLFAKGAKKAGDEIWVARYLLDRLTEKYGYYIEYHPKPLGDTDWNGSGMHANFSNEVLRTCGDQATYERICEAFRPVTAEHIAVYGAYNDQRLTGKHETASIHDFSYGVSDRGCSIRIPLMTVQKGWKGWLEDRRPASNGDPYKIAARIIKTVKSAL
- a CDS encoding glutamine synthetase III — its product is MSTLRFQALQEASTRKPVHFEEIDRKSNIFGSNVFNEKAMKQFLTSDALKGVRDAIQHGTKIDRKLADYIAMGMKEWALSKGVTHYTHWFQPLTGTTAEKHDAFFETSYDGSDPVEKFGGAQLVQQEPDASSFPNGGIRNTFEARGYTAWDPTSPAFIYGTTLCIPTVFIAYTGEALDNKIPLLRALSAMDEAATEVCKYFDKNVKKVTATLGWEQEYFLIDKALANSRPDLMMTGRTLLGHTSAKGQQLDDHYFGSIPTRALTYMRDLEQECMLLGIPVKTRHNEVAPNQFELAPIFEETNLAVDHNSLLMDVMQRVAERHDFKVLFHEKPFKGVNGSGKHNNWSLATDTGVNLLSPSKTPMSNLQFLTFFINTIKAVNDYETLLRASIATASNDHRLGANEAPPAIISVFIGAQLSKVLLELESVTTGKLSPEEKTDLKLNVVGKIPDVLLDNTDRNRTSPFAFTGNKFEFRAVGSNANCSNAMTTLNAIVAKQLKDFKIEVDGLIESKDMKKDDAIFNVLREYIKQSKKILFEGDGYSDAWEKEAAKRGLSNFKTTPEAIKAKVSKQALELFDELGILNHVEAEARYEIELEEYTKKIQIEGRVLGDIARNHVIPTAIRYQNTLIENVKGLKEIFGKEFETIAKEQIVLIKEISGHIEGINSKVLAMTSERKTANQLTDAQKMAEAYCNKVKPYFEDIRNHCDKLELLVDDESWTLTKYRELLFTK